The following are encoded together in the Portunus trituberculatus isolate SZX2019 chromosome 25, ASM1759143v1, whole genome shotgun sequence genome:
- the LOC123508913 gene encoding PEST proteolytic signal-containing nuclear protein-like isoform X2 — protein sequence MHILETVRQDTEGHWQHLIVCIAALLTDVLVNIGQAGHRPWQQLVMVVNVALSDVLASTLFSRVSLSHLRQCLSPETSLEDQRPPAPKRPVEEEGEGEGEEEPKKKLSFGLSSKPEGKLGLPVKKPSGGISIKLGQSQAASQTGGTTSLLKPKVGAAAAAFSTGDDDDDEEEEEMPPEAKMRMKNIGRDTPTSAGPNSFGKTRMGFCDSKKIYEKQLKEVQDKANKVVPDSV from the exons ATGCACATTTTGGAGACAGTTAGGCAGGACACTGAGGGACACTGGCAGCATCTTATAGTTTGCATTGCTGCACTGCTGACAGATGTCCTGGTGAACATTGGTCAGGCAGGACACAGGCCATGGCAGcaactggtgatggtggttaatGTTGCGTTGTCTGATGTGCTCGCTTCCACCCTCTTCTCACGGGTTTCTTTATCTCACCTTCGCCAGTGTTTATCTCCAGAGACGTCACTGGAGGACCAGAGGCCGCCTGCCCCAAAGCggccagtggaggaggagggggaaggggagggggaggaggagcctAAGAAAAAGCTTAGTTTTGGCCTCAGCAGCAAACCTGAGGGGAAGCTAGGCCTCCCTGTCAAGAAGCCAAGTGGTGGCATCTCCATCAAGCTGGGCCAGTCACAG GCAGCATCTCAGACGGGTGGAACAACCTCCCTCCTGAAGCCGAAggttggtgcagcagcagcagcattcagcaccggtgatgacgatgatgacgaggaagaggaagagatgccaCCTGAGGCCAagatgagaatgaagaacaTTGGCAG ggATACCCCAACATCTGCCGGCCCCAACAGCTTTGGCAAGACCCGGATGGGATTCTGTGATTCTAAAAAGATTTATGAGAAGCAGCTGAAGGAAGTGCAGGACAAAGCAAACAAAGTGGTGCCGGACAGTGTGTAG
- the LOC123508913 gene encoding PEST proteolytic signal-containing nuclear protein-like isoform X1 yields the protein MHILETVRQDTEGHWQHLIVCIAALLTDVLVNIGQAGHRPWQQLVMVVNVALSDVLASTLFSRVSLSHLRQCLSPETSLEDQRPPAPKRPVEEEGEGEGEEEPKKKLSFGLSSKPEGKLGLPVKKPSGGISIKLGQSQKAASQTGGTTSLLKPKVGAAAAAFSTGDDDDDEEEEEMPPEAKMRMKNIGRDTPTSAGPNSFGKTRMGFCDSKKIYEKQLKEVQDKANKVVPDSV from the exons ATGCACATTTTGGAGACAGTTAGGCAGGACACTGAGGGACACTGGCAGCATCTTATAGTTTGCATTGCTGCACTGCTGACAGATGTCCTGGTGAACATTGGTCAGGCAGGACACAGGCCATGGCAGcaactggtgatggtggttaatGTTGCGTTGTCTGATGTGCTCGCTTCCACCCTCTTCTCACGGGTTTCTTTATCTCACCTTCGCCAGTGTTTATCTCCAGAGACGTCACTGGAGGACCAGAGGCCGCCTGCCCCAAAGCggccagtggaggaggagggggaaggggagggggaggaggagcctAAGAAAAAGCTTAGTTTTGGCCTCAGCAGCAAACCTGAGGGGAAGCTAGGCCTCCCTGTCAAGAAGCCAAGTGGTGGCATCTCCATCAAGCTGGGCCAGTCACAG AAGGCAGCATCTCAGACGGGTGGAACAACCTCCCTCCTGAAGCCGAAggttggtgcagcagcagcagcattcagcaccggtgatgacgatgatgacgaggaagaggaagagatgccaCCTGAGGCCAagatgagaatgaagaacaTTGGCAG ggATACCCCAACATCTGCCGGCCCCAACAGCTTTGGCAAGACCCGGATGGGATTCTGTGATTCTAAAAAGATTTATGAGAAGCAGCTGAAGGAAGTGCAGGACAAAGCAAACAAAGTGGTGCCGGACAGTGTGTAG
- the LOC123508913 gene encoding PEST proteolytic signal-containing nuclear protein-like isoform X3 has product MSKREETSLEDQRPPAPKRPVEEEGEGEGEEEPKKKLSFGLSSKPEGKLGLPVKKPSGGISIKLGQSQKAASQTGGTTSLLKPKVGAAAAAFSTGDDDDDEEEEEMPPEAKMRMKNIGRDTPTSAGPNSFGKTRMGFCDSKKIYEKQLKEVQDKANKVVPDSV; this is encoded by the exons ATGAGTAAGCGAGAAG AGACGTCACTGGAGGACCAGAGGCCGCCTGCCCCAAAGCggccagtggaggaggagggggaaggggagggggaggaggagcctAAGAAAAAGCTTAGTTTTGGCCTCAGCAGCAAACCTGAGGGGAAGCTAGGCCTCCCTGTCAAGAAGCCAAGTGGTGGCATCTCCATCAAGCTGGGCCAGTCACAG AAGGCAGCATCTCAGACGGGTGGAACAACCTCCCTCCTGAAGCCGAAggttggtgcagcagcagcagcattcagcaccggtgatgacgatgatgacgaggaagaggaagagatgccaCCTGAGGCCAagatgagaatgaagaacaTTGGCAG ggATACCCCAACATCTGCCGGCCCCAACAGCTTTGGCAAGACCCGGATGGGATTCTGTGATTCTAAAAAGATTTATGAGAAGCAGCTGAAGGAAGTGCAGGACAAAGCAAACAAAGTGGTGCCGGACAGTGTGTAG
- the LOC123508913 gene encoding PEST proteolytic signal-containing nuclear protein-like isoform X4, with product MKTSLEDQRPPAPKRPVEEEGEGEGEEEPKKKLSFGLSSKPEGKLGLPVKKPSGGISIKLGQSQKAASQTGGTTSLLKPKVGAAAAAFSTGDDDDDEEEEEMPPEAKMRMKNIGRDTPTSAGPNSFGKTRMGFCDSKKIYEKQLKEVQDKANKVVPDSV from the exons ATGA AGACGTCACTGGAGGACCAGAGGCCGCCTGCCCCAAAGCggccagtggaggaggagggggaaggggagggggaggaggagcctAAGAAAAAGCTTAGTTTTGGCCTCAGCAGCAAACCTGAGGGGAAGCTAGGCCTCCCTGTCAAGAAGCCAAGTGGTGGCATCTCCATCAAGCTGGGCCAGTCACAG AAGGCAGCATCTCAGACGGGTGGAACAACCTCCCTCCTGAAGCCGAAggttggtgcagcagcagcagcattcagcaccggtgatgacgatgatgacgaggaagaggaagagatgccaCCTGAGGCCAagatgagaatgaagaacaTTGGCAG ggATACCCCAACATCTGCCGGCCCCAACAGCTTTGGCAAGACCCGGATGGGATTCTGTGATTCTAAAAAGATTTATGAGAAGCAGCTGAAGGAAGTGCAGGACAAAGCAAACAAAGTGGTGCCGGACAGTGTGTAG